The Elaeis guineensis isolate ETL-2024a chromosome 14, EG11, whole genome shotgun sequence genomic sequence GATGCAAATAAGTTTGCTATTGCATAAGTTGAATGAGCTAGGGGAAACAAATATTAATCTGATAGGTCTAAGATTTTAGCTAGTCCAAGCCATCTAACATGAAAGATTAAACTAGGAACCCTCTAATTTATGAAGGTCCACCCAAGAGTCACTTTGGTCTACCAAAGTGCAAccactaaattttagatcaaagCATTGAGCGGTAGATGGATCTTACACATCATCTCCGATATCCGAAACATCCCATCCCTCAGGCACAACATTGTCTGCCATGTATGTTTCATAGAACACCACGGTGGAGTTGGAATTCCCTGGTCTTCCTAAAAATGTCTTGGCCCCATCCACCGTGCAATACTTGAACACATAGGCAGCCTGCAAGTCGGGTTCAAACCTGGCATGTTTCGTTATCCATCCTGGTTGTGACCCCTCCATGATGGAATGCAAAGTGGAATTCTGCATGACAAAACAAAGGACATTATACATGATGTATAGATCTTGTCAATCATACTTAGGTGAGGGTCCAATTAGACCACTCATTTTATGTCTTTCCTAAGTAACTTGTTTGAGAGCTTGAATCCACATTTGGGACCCATAAACAACACATACGTAAAGATTTTTCAACAAGTCCATATAAAGGTTGGATTTGAAAGTACTAATTGCATGAGTAACAAGGATAATACCGCATAGATAGATCGGGCTTTTCCAAAGATGAAGTCAATAGCACCTTCGATCTGGCATTCTTCAAAGTAGTGTCGATCACTGTAATCATTCAAGGTGTTTTGATAGGCAAAGAATGCACACCGGTAAAAGGAGCCTTTGTCTCCTCCTACCAATGCTGCTGTTGCCAGCTTGGCTCCATTTTTTTTGTGGTCGTATGTATTCTGCCATGAAGAGCATTATGTTAAGATTTCTTTCAATAATATATATGGTTCATACAATGTAGAAAACATGAACATTCCTGATCATTCTCTAGAATTTTATCTTTGGGTGCATGAGAATGACATTATTTTTGAACTAATTTCCATCTGCCAAGCTCGTCTGTACCTATTAATATTTGGATGACACCTAAGGAAGGCAAAGTAGCCTACTCCTTGTTTTTAATCCAAATTTTAATGGCATTCAAGTGTTGTGCAGGAAAACTACCACAAGATTATTACTAGATTTATATAAGCTCTGAGCTCTAAACTGAGAACAATATATCCTGATCAATTAGGTAGCTTCTCTATGGTGTAAGGCTAGATTTTATTGTTGCTGGCATTTTTGTTCTTCCTGCTGTTGTTTTCTGATGACCCTTTCAATCATACCATAAAAACTCCCATCTACATAATTTTTGGACCATGTTCCTCAAATGAGAAAAAGCTACATGACTGCCAATTCTAGTCTTCACAATCCCTTTTCTCTAGTTCAATTTCTCCAAAAATATGACCAACTAGTGACTCACTAGCCTTGTTTGTGACAAAAATCAAAATTGGTAGGAGTGCAAAACATGTATAAACTTAGTTGTAGAAGATTTTAAAAACAAGTGTATAACTGTCTCAGATTTTTATGAGTGGATATTGGAGGTGTCCATGTATGCTTACCTTAAATGCAATATCTTTGACAACATAATTATCTGCCAAGATGGTGAA encodes the following:
- the LOC105057770 gene encoding probable pectinesterase 29 encodes the protein MRIHVVAGIYREKVHVSLRKAFILLEGEGHQQTSIEWDEAINSTNLIKRNTNLSSSILDDGDDEGVEGVTFTILADNYVVKDIAFKNTYDHKKNGAKLATAALVGGDKGSFYRCAFFAYQNTLNDYSDRHYFEECQIEGAIDFIFGKARSIYANSTLHSIMEGSQPGWITKHARFEPDLQAAYVFKYCTVDGAKTFLGRPGNSNSTVVFYETYMADNVVPEGWDVSDIGDDVNPTTFAEDSCSGPGSDTTHRVKWEKKLSPQQLENFISIQFIDQEGWLSQQP